The stretch of DNA CCTGTCCGATGATGGTCTGCCGCGTTTCAGCAATCCGTTTCGTATGTTCCCGCTCTTGTTTCTGACTGAGTGTTTCGTTCTCATTGGCGCCGTTTTCGACGACCAATTCGATACTATCACCGGTTATCTCACGCAAAATCGCCTCGAGCCTTGATCGGATTTCCGGCCGGTCCATTGCAACCGAATCTTTATCAGGTGCGTCCACGATTATAGTATTCCCCGAGCGGGACCTGAATGACAGATTTTTAGCGAACAGTCTGGTCGGCCCCGAAAGTTTCCCTGCATTGTCGAGGATGTCAAGCCAGTCATCTGAAGTCTGAAGTTTCGCAATGGTGGGGTGTGGCGATTGTTTTGGGCTCTCCGGCTGCGGGGAGTCCGCCTCAGGTGTGGTCGGCTTTTGGGCACGAGGTGGATCGGACGCTTTGGCTTGACCGCGCGGTGTGACCGGCACTTTTGGATGTTCGGGAGAGGGATTGCGTTCCTTTTGCTGTGCGGAAGAACTCGGTGCCGGGTGGAAGGCCAGCATTCTCATCAGCGCCATCTGGAATCCTGTCTGAGTATCCGGCGCGAACGGCAGGTCTCGCTTGCCAATCAGTGCAATCTGATAATACAGTTGGATCTCTTCTTTTGAAAGCTGGGATTCAAGCTTTTTCAGATCATTGATATTGTCCGCTCTCTCGGTGACGATCTGAGGTGCGGCCTTGAGCAGGCTCAGTTCGTGAAGCATAAGCAAAATATCATCCAGTGCACTTTCATAATTGACAGACTGCTGTGACATTTTTCCGGTGATCTCAAGCATCCTGTCGGGGTCCTGATCTGCAATCGCGGTGAGGAGCTGAAGCAGAAAGTCCTGCGACAGCATTCCGAGCATTTCACGGACAGGCGCTTCCTCCAACTT from Acidiferrobacterales bacterium encodes:
- the dnaX gene encoding DNA polymerase III subunit gamma/tau, yielding MSYLVLARKWRPRNFEQIVGQEHVVRTLRHALDNERLHHAYLFTGTRGVGKTTLARILAKALNCEKGVSSKPCNDCGACTEIDEGRFIDLIEVDAASRTKVEDTRALLDNVPFSATAGRYKVYLIDEIHMLSGHSFNALLKTLEEPPEHVKFLMATTDPQKLPVTILSRCIQFNLSAMDSNEISAQMIRILEQENIDFSTEAVDSIARQSRGSMRDGLSILDQAISYTNGKLEEAPVREMLGMLSQDFLLQLLTAIADQDPDRMLEITGKMSQQSVNYESALDDILLMLHELSLLKAAPQIVTERADNINDLKKLESQLSKEEIQLYYQIALIGKRDLPFAPDTQTGFQMALMRMLAFHPAPSSSAQQKERNPSPEHPKVPVTPRGQAKASDPPRAQKPTTPEADSPQPESPKQSPHPTIAKLQTSDDWLDILDNAGKLSGPTRLFAKNLSFRSRSGNTIIVDAPDKDSVAMDRPEIRSRLEAILREITGDSIELVVENGANENETLSQKQEREHTKRIAETRQTIIGQELPSLLMKDFGAKLEEVTPKQE